The segment TGTTTGCAACTGCTCGGCAGGGGTATTGCGATAGAGAATCTGAGCAATGGTATCAATGCTCTGTTGCAGTTGTGCTTGCTCTTCTGGAGTCATCAGATCCTTGGGAGGTAGACTTCTTTCCTAGCCTAATTTTTCTCTCAAGAAGGTGACACGCACCCCATCCAGTCCACCTTGGTAGGGACATGGCATTGCCATGTCCCTACAGATGTATCGCACCTAACCCTTGAATTGTTGTTATATAAACTCCCCCCTTTCCTCCTCCGGTCGCGCCTAGGTGGGAGGTTTAAAAGATAACTTTCATAGCTCAAATAGGATTGTTATAGCTATATGGATTTGTGCAGGAAAATCCCCATTAAAAAAACAAAAGGCAAAGAATTCTTTGCCTTTTGTATGAGAGTCTTTTTTAAGACTTAATAACGAAAATGCTTTTTACGTCTTCTGGCGATCGCTTTGCGCTTGCGTTTTTCCAGGGGAGTCTCAAAGTGACGCTGGCGTTTTATATCTGGAAAAATTCCAGCTTTAGAGACTTGACGCTTAAATCGGCGCAGGGCTGACTCAATGTTTTCATTTTCGCCTACAACTACTTGGGTCATCCTGTCTTCTCCTAAAATTGGCTTAATTGCTGGATAGTAAGGAGCAATAAGCTTTTAATATCCAGCAATTATGAGTAAATTGATTGCCTTAGCGGAATAGCTTTATTAGCGTCGGTAGCCGCCGCCGCCGCCGCCGCCGCCTCTGCTGTTGCCGCCCCAGCCACCGCCGCCAGAACGACCACCACCACCGCCACCACCTTTATTATCCTCGCGGGGCTTGGCTTTGTTTACTTTCAGATCCCGTCCCATCCACTCAGCTCCATCAAGAGCCTCAATAGCAGCGTTCTCTTCAGCTTCGGTTGACATTTCTACAAAACCAAAACCACGCATCCGACCAGTTTCACGGTCGGTTGGTAGCTGAACCCGTTTAACAGTGCCGTACTCAGCAAATACGTTGCTGAGGTCTTCTTGCGTAACTTGGTAGGATAAGTTGCCTACATAGATAGACATTGGATATCTCCAGAATCAGATGTGTAGAAAGTTAATCCGGAGAAACGCCTGTCAATAGAAATAACAAACATACAGCCGAATTTAAGTCTTCTGGAAAATTTTAGCACAAAATTTCGTTCATAGACACGGGCATAACTCTGAGTTTTTAGCAAAGTTCATAACTTTTTATATTTGCTGGGATACCAATAAAGGAGCGGCTTGCAGTAATGTCTGAGTATAGGGGTGCTGGGGGTTAGTAAAAATGTCTTCGGTGGAACCAAGTTCGACAATGCAACCGCTATTCATAACGGCGATGCGATCGCACAAAAATCTTGCTACTGAGAGGTCGTGAGTGATAAATAAATACGTGAGATCGAAGTCGCGCTTTAACTCCAACATTAGGGCAAGCACCTGCGACTGAACGCTGGCATCCAGCATACTCACAGGCTCATCACAAATTAGCAGTTTCGGGCGGGTAATCAAAGCACGAGCGATCGCTACCCGTTGCTGCTGTCCGCCAGACAAATCAGATGGATAACGCTGATAATACTCAGTTGTAGGAGTCAACCCCACCCTCTCAAGCATCTGCATCACCTGCGCTTTTGCCTCATCACGGGTAGCCAGCTTGTGGATAAACAGGGGATCGGCAATACTTTGCCCCACCGTCATCAACGGATTCAAGCAAGCATGGGGGTCTTGAAATACCATTTGCATTTCCCGCCGCGTTGCCCTTACACTTTCTTGAGACATCTGGGTTAAATTTTTCCCCAAAAACTCAACTTTTCCCCCAGTAGGGCGAATTAGCTGCAAAATAGTCCGGGACAAGGTACTTTTACCGCATCCAGATTCCCCCACCAAGCCGAGAATTTCCCCAGGATAAAGCGCTAAGTTGATCCCATCCACCGCTTTAATAACCGGGACTTCCTTAGAAAACATTTGGGTAAAAAAATTGCTTTCTAAAGTGTAGTGCTGCTGCAAATCTGTCAGTTGCAAAATGGGGACTTGGGACTGGGGATTGGGAACTGGGGATTGGGGGGAAAAGGCTTTTTCTCCCAAGTCTCCTACAGTCCCACTCTCTCCCTCTTTTGCCCTGAGGTGCAGAGCTGCGGCTAGGAGCGATCGCGTATATTCATGTTGTGGTCTGCTAAAAATAGACTTGGCGGCACCAGTTTCCACCATTTTGCCACCATACATTACGGCAATGCGATCGCAATATTCGCCCACCATTGCCAAATCGTGAGAAATCAGCAATAACGCCATTTCCCGTTCGTTGCACAGGCGCGTCAGTTCCTGTAAAATTTGCGCTGCTACAGTGACATCTAAGCTGGTCGTGGGTTCGTCTGCCACAATTAACTTAGGATTGAGGAGCAAAGCCAGCGCGATCGCTACCCGTTGCCGCATTCCGCCGCTAAACTCATGGGGATACTGCGACCATCGGCTGGCTGGTATCTTCACCGCCTCTAAAGTAGACAGCGCCTTTTCCTTCGCCTGTCGCTGCGACAGTTGCGGTTGATGCGCTTTGAGAGTTTCTACACAGTGTTTCCCAATCGTCATCAGGGGATCAAGGCGCGTCATCGGATCTTGAAATATCAGCGCCACCGCTTCCCCTCGAAACCGCCGCAACTGAGGTGGAGTTAGATCAAAAACCGACTGTCCAGCAAACGTCACCCGTCCCTCAATCCGAGTCGAGGCTGGTAACAAGCGCATTGCAGCTCGTCCCAGCGTTGATTTACCGCAACCCGATTCTCCCACCAAACCGAGTCTTTCTCCTGGTTCCAGGGTGAAAGAAACATCATCCACAGCCCAACTAGGCA is part of the Funiculus sociatus GB2-C1 genome and harbors:
- a CDS encoding RNA recognition motif domain-containing protein — encoded protein: MSIYVGNLSYQVTQEDLSNVFAEYGTVKRVQLPTDRETGRMRGFGFVEMSTEAEENAAIEALDGAEWMGRDLKVNKAKPREDNKGGGGGGGRSGGGGWGGNSRGGGGGGGGYRR
- a CDS encoding dipeptide ABC transporter ATP-binding protein codes for the protein MSESLFCVENLRVAYPSRRSDSMPSWAVDDVSFTLEPGERLGLVGESGCGKSTLGRAAMRLLPASTRIEGRVTFAGQSVFDLTPPQLRRFRGEAVALIFQDPMTRLDPLMTIGKHCVETLKAHQPQLSQRQAKEKALSTLEAVKIPASRWSQYPHEFSGGMRQRVAIALALLLNPKLIVADEPTTSLDVTVAAQILQELTRLCNEREMALLLISHDLAMVGEYCDRIAVMYGGKMVETGAAKSIFSRPQHEYTRSLLAAALHLRAKEGESGTVGDLGEKAFSPQSPVPNPQSQVPILQLTDLQQHYTLESNFFTQMFSKEVPVIKAVDGINLALYPGEILGLVGESGCGKSTLSRTILQLIRPTGGKVEFLGKNLTQMSQESVRATRREMQMVFQDPHACLNPLMTVGQSIADPLFIHKLATRDEAKAQVMQMLERVGLTPTTEYYQRYPSDLSGGQQQRVAIARALITRPKLLICDEPVSMLDASVQSQVLALMLELKRDFDLTYLFITHDLSVARFLCDRIAVMNSGCIVELGSTEDIFTNPQHPYTQTLLQAAPLLVSQQI
- the rpsU gene encoding 30S ribosomal protein S21, with protein sequence MTQVVVGENENIESALRRFKRQVSKAGIFPDIKRQRHFETPLEKRKRKAIARRRKKHFRY